A single window of Pyxidicoccus xibeiensis DNA harbors:
- a CDS encoding 3'-5' exonuclease yields MRLPAYQDLSREQDRVNNLPLDDSYLVVGPPGTGKTVMALYRAKMLSDKHVNVSLLMLSRLLSQYTGDAAESLDIESVISTFHRWFYGFYLSTYRCNYPQVTKFVPDWTAVLKRVATEPPPAGSLPHLIVDEGQDFAPGFFLVAGHIARTVTVFADENQRINTENSTLAKIRSATGIKKVHKVTRNYRNTREIAALAACFYTGLESGIPAPPNRSGDLPVLIGHPTARETVEYILRFERNHPDLEIGVLVPTKQVQSRLWYLLEKKARHPVVRYVGGKGAKSEPVSFGRPGIKIICYSSAKGLEFDAVFLPELQDCALDMSQPGTQMMFYVLLARARDHLFLCYSGKGAPKLVKAFPKELLEWRS; encoded by the coding sequence ATGAGACTCCCGGCCTACCAGGACCTCTCGCGCGAGCAAGACAGGGTGAACAACCTTCCTCTCGACGACTCCTACCTCGTCGTGGGGCCGCCCGGAACGGGCAAGACCGTCATGGCCCTGTACCGAGCCAAGATGCTCTCCGACAAGCACGTCAACGTATCCCTCCTGATGCTCTCGCGGCTCCTCTCCCAGTACACCGGGGATGCCGCCGAAAGCCTGGACATTGAGTCCGTGATCAGCACCTTCCACCGCTGGTTCTACGGTTTCTATCTCTCGACTTACCGGTGCAACTACCCGCAGGTGACCAAGTTCGTGCCCGACTGGACCGCCGTTCTCAAACGGGTGGCGACCGAACCCCCACCGGCAGGCTCGCTTCCACATCTTATCGTCGATGAAGGTCAAGACTTCGCGCCAGGGTTCTTCCTTGTCGCCGGCCACATCGCCAGGACCGTGACCGTCTTCGCGGATGAGAACCAACGCATCAACACGGAGAACTCCACTCTCGCAAAGATTCGCTCCGCCACTGGCATCAAGAAGGTTCACAAGGTCACCCGCAACTATCGCAACACCAGGGAGATCGCGGCGCTCGCTGCATGCTTCTACACGGGCTTGGAGAGCGGTATCCCGGCCCCTCCGAACCGGAGTGGTGACCTGCCAGTCCTGATCGGCCATCCCACCGCCCGGGAGACGGTCGAGTACATCCTGCGGTTCGAGCGCAATCATCCCGACCTTGAAATCGGGGTGCTGGTGCCCACCAAGCAGGTTCAGTCACGGCTCTGGTACCTCCTTGAGAAAAAAGCCCGCCACCCTGTCGTGCGCTACGTGGGGGGGAAGGGAGCGAAGAGCGAGCCCGTGAGTTTCGGACGTCCCGGAATCAAAATCATCTGTTACTCAAGCGCGAAGGGCCTCGAATTCGACGCGGTGTTCCTACCCGAACTTCAGGACTGCGCGCTGGATATGTCTCAGCCGGGAACCCAAATGATGTTCTATGTGCTGCTCGCACGGGCGAGGGACCACCTCTTCCTTTGTTACTCGGGAAAGGGCGCTCCCAAGTTGGTCAAGGCCTTCCCGAAGGAACTCTTGGAGTGGCGCTCATGA
- a CDS encoding helicase-related protein has protein sequence MSDIRAQVVDFLHAHVVGPLNGVSDPLEEPPYKRYLMGTLYPANASSGELLAEEVDDTTGGSVGEELADDPVTLANSWMPSSIGVSFFIVGAPVLKCQAWGARYEEARVRKKGGFQRVPIAERSTPEAVTLARPKGKPKEHVRSSEDVLEGRARLEVLWRPVGDGQLVTVTLRNIQEQADPAVVDASLCLHQVGLECAPVDGTIREYPSVDFLSRDQEEAELRLLHRHARVFGIGHGCAADWVLSKDKRTALTVRSELMPSFTVPDVVTGGADDDILRLAKLADPSLGTARLESELSAFADRYGQWIEGLKEAHPDILPSLHAARDALLNRLQGTLERIRCGIKVLTDGNHPDVLRAFRLANQAMLMQMRHGKEDLAGKRRQRDQVRLPTINYASLDYKWRPFQLAFQLLALPSVVDPSDRDREFVDLLWFPTGGGKTEAYLALAALYIFHRRLTKGDSGGGTAVLTRYTLRLLTAQQFQRAAALMCACELLRREHSTMMGQEPISIGLWVGDEVVPNHYEKAAEKFTDLRSAPHPSNPFQLEQCPWCGTSIIPESHDEDDASYGVRAGNSFFEFHCPTAKCPFHDRLPVGVIDAALYENPPTFLVATVDKFARLAWEPGGGAFFGGSGRQPPGLIIQDEMHLLSGPLGTTIGVYEGAVEALMAYHGPRPKILASTATIRNAKDQVLGLFGRQVQLFPPAGLTASDSYFARTDERRPGRRYIGLMSQSHTPHTTIVHTAAALLQAPVELGFKAQALDAYWTLVAYHNSIRELGRTVTLAHDDVPARIKVIARDGSRMRELEDHHVVELTSNVGGADLPGILEQLKQSQDKDNAVSMLATTNMLSVGVDIQRLGLMLMNGQPKTTAEYIQASSRVGRGEAPGLVIALYVSTKPRDRSHYEGFIPYHSALYRHVEPTSVTPFSLPSRERALHAALVILVRHGVGLSKNEDASRFRLDDPEVQRALRTLEERSRTIDPDEAGATSEHLRMLAAQWAELAEETMKNHRPLYYRAPSPHTGLLRDFGAQGKGWATLHSMRNVDRQCRVRVRGEDR, from the coding sequence ATGAGCGACATCCGCGCCCAAGTCGTCGACTTCCTTCATGCGCACGTGGTGGGTCCCCTCAATGGGGTGAGCGACCCGCTTGAGGAGCCTCCCTACAAGCGCTACCTCATGGGGACGCTCTACCCCGCGAACGCTAGCAGCGGCGAGCTCCTCGCCGAGGAGGTCGACGACACGACTGGCGGTTCGGTTGGAGAAGAGCTGGCCGATGACCCTGTCACCCTGGCCAACTCATGGATGCCCAGCTCCATTGGCGTTAGCTTCTTCATCGTTGGCGCGCCCGTGCTCAAGTGCCAGGCGTGGGGCGCTCGTTACGAAGAAGCGCGCGTCAGGAAGAAGGGAGGCTTCCAGCGCGTGCCCATCGCGGAGCGCTCCACGCCCGAGGCCGTTACCCTCGCTCGTCCTAAAGGAAAACCTAAGGAGCACGTGCGGAGCAGCGAGGATGTGCTCGAAGGGCGCGCGCGCCTCGAGGTGCTCTGGCGGCCGGTGGGGGACGGGCAGCTCGTCACCGTGACGCTGCGCAACATCCAGGAGCAAGCGGATCCCGCCGTCGTGGATGCGTCCTTATGCCTCCACCAGGTGGGCCTCGAGTGCGCTCCCGTCGACGGGACGATTCGCGAGTACCCCTCGGTCGACTTCCTCAGTCGCGACCAGGAGGAAGCGGAGCTGCGTCTCCTGCACCGTCACGCGCGGGTCTTCGGGATCGGGCATGGCTGCGCGGCGGATTGGGTGCTCTCTAAGGACAAGCGGACCGCCCTAACCGTTCGAAGCGAACTCATGCCGTCCTTCACGGTGCCCGATGTCGTCACAGGCGGCGCCGATGACGATATCCTCCGGCTGGCGAAGCTCGCCGACCCCTCGCTCGGCACCGCGCGCCTTGAGTCCGAACTCAGCGCGTTCGCGGACAGGTACGGGCAGTGGATCGAGGGTCTGAAGGAGGCACATCCGGACATTCTTCCCTCGCTGCACGCCGCCCGGGACGCGCTCTTGAATCGCCTCCAGGGGACACTCGAGCGCATCCGCTGCGGCATCAAGGTCCTGACGGACGGTAATCATCCGGACGTGCTGCGGGCGTTTCGGCTAGCCAACCAGGCGATGCTCATGCAGATGCGCCACGGCAAGGAGGACCTCGCGGGCAAGCGGAGGCAGCGCGATCAGGTCCGTCTGCCGACCATCAACTACGCCTCGCTGGACTACAAGTGGCGCCCCTTCCAGCTCGCGTTCCAGTTGCTCGCCCTTCCCTCGGTGGTGGACCCCAGCGACAGGGACCGGGAGTTCGTCGATCTGCTCTGGTTTCCCACTGGCGGTGGAAAGACGGAGGCTTATCTCGCGCTCGCCGCGCTCTACATCTTCCATCGGCGCCTCACGAAGGGTGACTCGGGGGGAGGGACTGCGGTGCTCACCCGCTACACCCTGCGCCTGCTCACTGCTCAGCAGTTCCAGCGCGCCGCAGCGCTCATGTGCGCCTGCGAGCTGCTGCGGCGCGAGCACAGCACCATGATGGGGCAGGAGCCGATCTCCATCGGCCTGTGGGTGGGTGATGAAGTGGTGCCCAACCACTATGAGAAGGCGGCGGAGAAGTTCACGGATCTCCGCTCGGCGCCCCACCCCTCCAACCCCTTCCAGCTGGAGCAGTGCCCCTGGTGTGGCACCAGCATCATCCCCGAAAGCCATGACGAGGACGACGCGAGCTACGGCGTGCGGGCGGGCAACTCCTTCTTCGAGTTTCATTGTCCCACCGCGAAGTGCCCCTTCCACGACAGGCTCCCCGTCGGCGTCATCGATGCTGCCCTCTACGAGAACCCGCCGACGTTCCTCGTGGCAACTGTGGACAAGTTCGCGCGGCTCGCTTGGGAGCCGGGCGGGGGCGCCTTCTTTGGCGGAAGCGGCCGCCAGCCCCCGGGTCTCATCATCCAGGACGAGATGCACCTGCTCTCCGGCCCGCTGGGCACCACCATCGGCGTCTACGAGGGCGCGGTGGAGGCGCTGATGGCCTACCACGGCCCCCGCCCGAAAATCCTCGCGTCCACCGCGACCATCCGGAATGCGAAGGACCAGGTGCTGGGCCTGTTCGGCCGCCAAGTTCAGCTCTTTCCGCCCGCAGGGCTCACGGCGTCGGACTCCTACTTCGCGAGGACGGACGAGCGGAGGCCTGGGCGGCGCTACATCGGCCTGATGTCGCAGAGCCACACCCCGCACACGACCATCGTCCATACGGCTGCGGCCTTGCTGCAAGCACCGGTGGAGCTCGGCTTCAAGGCACAGGCGCTCGACGCGTACTGGACCCTCGTCGCCTACCACAACAGTATTCGGGAACTGGGGCGCACCGTGACCCTGGCGCATGACGACGTGCCCGCCCGCATCAAGGTCATCGCCCGGGACGGGTCCAGGATGCGCGAGCTTGAGGACCACCACGTGGTGGAGCTCACCAGTAACGTGGGGGGCGCCGACCTCCCCGGAATCCTTGAGCAGCTCAAGCAGTCCCAGGACAAGGACAACGCGGTCTCCATGCTGGCTACGACCAACATGCTCTCGGTGGGCGTCGACATCCAGCGACTGGGGCTCATGCTCATGAACGGGCAGCCCAAGACGACCGCCGAGTACATTCAGGCGAGCAGCCGCGTCGGGCGTGGCGAGGCCCCGGGCTTGGTCATCGCGCTCTACGTTTCCACCAAGCCGCGTGATCGATCGCATTACGAGGGCTTCATCCCCTACCACTCCGCGCTCTACCGGCACGTCGAGCCCACTAGTGTGACGCCCTTCTCCCTGCCCTCTCGGGAGCGCGCGCTCCACGCGGCGCTCGTCATTCTCGTTCGCCATGGCGTCGGGCTCTCAAAAAACGAGGACGCCTCGCGCTTCCGCCTGGACGACCCCGAGGTGCAACGCGCGCTGCGCACTCTTGAGGAACGCTCGCGCACCATCGACCCGGACGAGGCGGGGGCGACCTCCGAGCACCTGAGGATGCTCGCCGCGCAGTGGGCGGAGCTCGCCGAGGAGACCATGAAGAACCACCGGCCCCTGTACTACCGGGCGCCCTCGCCTCATACGGGCCTGCTCCGCGACTTCGGAGCCCAGGGGAAGGGGTGGGCCACGCTTCACTCGATGCGCAACGTCGACCGGCAGTGCCGGGTGCGGGTGCGAGGGGAAGATCGATGA
- a CDS encoding nuclease-related domain-containing DEAD/DEAH box helicase, producing MRMIPPVISNGTPSAAEREVFSRLARTDFGPGARVLHSLNLSEHDYKRVGELDFVVVCERGVLVLEVKGGGVACGDDGIWTFTDRHGKTFRKSEGPFQQARSGMFSLKRRLGELLGEERIAPVLFGFGVLFPDCEFSERGVEWAPEFVFDARLGARGEDLRAYLNKVFQYWESKERVSFTVPGELSKDIAHALRPSFDRIPSLRVKSHRLTQMMEELTEEQYVQLDWIEENPRSICMGGAGTGKTFLAAELARRQAARGKRVLVVCANPVLAGFLGSRLGDSNISVVSLDRLRSGTGGSRTAARPRFDALIVDEGQDLLNMDALGTLDAELSGGLAQGEWCFLLDANRQTGLSGRYEREAHDHLLDHRPAVGRLSRNCRNTEQIVTQTRLLTASDLGKPVAGEGPPVVFEYYDSDEQLPRAIDGYLGRLREEGIATSEITILLSRPLASSSLQRTEAWRRRAITVIDAAVAADWPARGLTCAGVADFKGLENKFILLIDIELEGAPDRVNNLMYVGMSRAQVGLWMAVPRSAKARLAKLAEGNSPKVLPPPSRSNRSTPD from the coding sequence ATGCGGATGATTCCCCCGGTCATCTCGAACGGAACTCCGAGCGCCGCAGAGCGCGAGGTGTTCTCGCGGCTCGCGCGGACGGACTTTGGACCAGGCGCCCGAGTCCTCCACTCGCTCAACCTCTCGGAGCACGACTACAAGAGGGTTGGAGAACTCGACTTCGTAGTCGTTTGTGAGCGTGGCGTGCTCGTTCTCGAGGTGAAGGGCGGCGGAGTGGCGTGCGGCGACGATGGGATTTGGACCTTCACCGACCGTCATGGAAAAACCTTCCGCAAGTCGGAGGGCCCATTCCAGCAGGCGCGCTCAGGGATGTTCTCGCTGAAGCGCCGCCTCGGCGAACTTCTCGGCGAGGAGAGAATCGCTCCCGTCCTCTTCGGATTTGGGGTTCTTTTCCCTGACTGCGAATTCTCCGAGCGTGGTGTCGAGTGGGCGCCCGAGTTCGTATTCGATGCGAGGCTTGGCGCGCGGGGGGAGGACCTCCGCGCCTACCTTAACAAAGTGTTCCAGTACTGGGAGTCGAAGGAACGCGTCTCCTTCACTGTTCCCGGTGAGCTGTCGAAGGACATTGCCCACGCGCTCCGGCCAAGCTTTGATCGCATTCCATCCCTGCGCGTCAAGTCACACCGACTCACTCAGATGATGGAAGAACTCACCGAGGAACAGTACGTCCAGCTCGATTGGATAGAGGAGAATCCTCGTAGCATCTGCATGGGAGGCGCCGGCACGGGCAAGACCTTTCTCGCCGCCGAACTCGCGCGTCGGCAGGCGGCACGGGGGAAGCGCGTGCTGGTCGTCTGCGCGAACCCAGTTCTCGCGGGTTTTCTGGGGTCCCGGCTGGGTGACTCCAATATATCCGTGGTCTCACTCGACCGCCTGCGAAGCGGCACGGGAGGCTCGCGTACTGCGGCGCGTCCACGGTTCGATGCGCTGATTGTGGACGAGGGGCAAGACCTGCTCAACATGGACGCCCTCGGCACCCTCGATGCGGAGCTCAGCGGGGGCTTGGCCCAAGGAGAGTGGTGCTTCCTCCTCGACGCGAACCGGCAAACGGGGCTGTCTGGTCGCTACGAGCGGGAGGCCCACGACCATCTCCTGGACCATCGGCCAGCCGTCGGCCGGCTGTCGCGCAACTGCCGGAACACCGAGCAGATCGTCACTCAGACCCGTCTGCTCACGGCATCGGATCTCGGAAAGCCCGTCGCCGGCGAGGGTCCTCCCGTGGTGTTCGAGTACTACGACTCCGACGAGCAACTTCCACGCGCCATCGACGGCTACCTGGGACGCCTTCGAGAGGAGGGCATCGCGACATCCGAGATCACCATTCTCCTGTCTCGCCCGCTCGCGAGTTCCTCACTTCAGCGCACTGAGGCCTGGCGCCGCCGGGCGATCACCGTCATTGACGCTGCGGTCGCCGCAGACTGGCCCGCGCGGGGATTGACGTGCGCGGGTGTGGCCGACTTCAAGGGCCTTGAGAACAAGTTCATCCTCCTCATCGACATCGAGCTCGAGGGTGCCCCCGACCGGGTCAACAACCTGATGTACGTCGGTATGAGCCGGGCGCAGGTCGGACTGTGGATGGCCGTGCCCCGGTCGGCCAAGGCCCGCCTCGCGAAGCTCGCGGAAGGGAACTCTCCAAAGGTGCTGCCCCCGCCTTCACGCTCCAACCGCTCCACCCCCGATTAG
- the mhpA gene encoding bifunctional 3-(3-hydroxy-phenyl)propionate/3-hydroxycinnamic acid hydroxylase MhpA: MAVNTEEVDVVIAGGGPVGVLTANLLGLHGVRVLVVERESTPHGQPRAFSCDDEALRIYQSAGLLDALKPDLRQSRRVTYTGVGGKPFAELHLSEVDFGFGYTPIWFFYQPLLEKVLREGLSRFAHTTLRLGTELLSLEQDGAGATVHLRDVATGTRSTVRARYVVGCDGGRSTVRSLLGIPMEGRSYEEPWIAISGTVPEEDAPPECSIVCDPDRPGFVGRGPVGQFRWEFRLRPGETGEEMTQPNAVRRLIAPYVNPDKVQVERAQLYTFRCLVAPRWREGRTFLAGDAAHMMPPFMGQGLVSGLRDAANLAWKLARVLQGRATEALLDTYDQERRPHVRAMLDATVRLGYVFQARNTPTALLRDLLLRGLTRIPTVRHFVEGFRFKPPPSIEEGWLLGGRRSGRTAPEGSYFPQPRVRLPSGEERLLDDALGTGFAVLSRSRGPATEAARGLAEALGGRAVTVVPAGVRSTDFGSVEDHTGRLAEWFTRHAVDVAAVRPDRFVFGAVPLARLPELRTALGLQRD; the protein is encoded by the coding sequence TTGGCGGTGAACACCGAGGAAGTGGACGTGGTCATCGCGGGCGGTGGACCTGTCGGCGTGCTCACGGCCAACCTGCTCGGCCTCCACGGCGTGCGGGTGCTCGTGGTGGAGCGCGAGTCCACGCCCCACGGCCAGCCACGGGCCTTCTCGTGCGACGACGAAGCCCTGCGCATCTACCAGTCCGCAGGGCTCCTCGACGCGCTGAAGCCGGACCTCCGCCAGAGCCGCCGCGTCACGTACACGGGCGTCGGAGGCAAGCCCTTCGCGGAGCTCCACCTGAGCGAGGTGGACTTCGGCTTCGGCTACACCCCCATCTGGTTCTTCTACCAACCCCTTCTCGAGAAGGTGCTCCGCGAAGGCCTCAGTCGCTTCGCCCACACCACGCTGCGTCTCGGCACCGAGCTGCTGTCACTCGAACAGGACGGCGCGGGAGCCACGGTCCACCTCCGCGACGTGGCCACCGGTACGCGAAGCACGGTGCGAGCCCGATACGTCGTGGGCTGTGACGGAGGCCGCAGCACGGTGCGCAGCCTGCTGGGCATCCCCATGGAGGGACGCAGCTACGAAGAACCCTGGATTGCCATCTCAGGCACCGTGCCGGAAGAGGACGCCCCACCCGAGTGCAGCATCGTCTGCGACCCCGACCGTCCCGGCTTCGTGGGCCGAGGCCCCGTGGGACAGTTCCGCTGGGAGTTCCGACTGCGGCCCGGAGAAACGGGCGAGGAGATGACGCAGCCCAACGCGGTCCGCCGGCTGATTGCTCCCTACGTGAATCCAGACAAGGTGCAGGTGGAGCGCGCGCAGCTCTACACCTTCCGCTGCCTCGTGGCGCCGCGCTGGCGCGAGGGCCGCACCTTCCTCGCGGGCGACGCCGCCCACATGATGCCGCCCTTCATGGGCCAGGGCCTCGTCTCCGGCCTGCGGGACGCCGCGAACCTCGCCTGGAAGCTCGCGCGAGTCCTCCAGGGCCGCGCCACGGAAGCCCTGCTGGACACGTATGACCAGGAGCGCCGGCCGCACGTGCGGGCCATGCTCGATGCCACCGTGCGCCTGGGCTATGTCTTCCAGGCGCGCAACACCCCCACCGCCCTGCTGCGAGACCTCCTGTTGCGCGGCCTCACGCGCATCCCCACCGTGCGCCACTTCGTGGAGGGTTTCCGGTTCAAGCCTCCACCCTCAATCGAGGAGGGCTGGCTCCTGGGAGGCCGCCGCTCCGGACGCACTGCGCCGGAGGGCAGCTACTTCCCGCAGCCCCGGGTGCGACTCCCCTCCGGTGAGGAGCGCCTGTTGGACGATGCGCTGGGCACCGGCTTCGCCGTGCTGAGCCGGAGCAGAGGCCCGGCGACGGAGGCGGCACGGGGACTCGCGGAGGCACTCGGAGGCAGGGCCGTCACCGTGGTCCCCGCGGGCGTCAGGAGCACGGACTTCGGGAGCGTGGAGGACCACACGGGCAGACTCGCGGAGTGGTTCACCCGCCACGCCGTTGACGTGGCCGCAGTACGTCCGGACCGCTTCGTCTTCGGCGCGGTGCCGCTGGCACGGCTGCCAGAGCTGCGCACCGCGCTCGGCCTCCAACGCGACTGA
- the drmB gene encoding DUF1998 domain-containing protein translates to MSHQLSRGVRLSQTLAPFGVGAIYDLRGESLIACDTYLWKNQGQVIHSRRLAEALGVEGFRSAPASTSLYGAGHAHLPYHRFPQWLFCPTCRALTRWSISKEVKDEPPRCASCARRPQLVPMRFVMACEQGHLGDVPWAFWAHFGAREPKQKGCKDHEHLRFIALAGSGAGLQSLRIECKTCGVKRALAGITSKDTVKAMGLRCSGKQPWEYLEGNKGACDETPVILQRGASNVYFSSIRSALDIPPESTYQEFGQLTLQVTNHDFWVAIRSAPNGPMAEHAVQTIAEDVGCSEEQVRLIMRQELGEKKPPRQSAAGNADLETDEWLAFITPQGEQSERSTFLTRHVPLFTKAEPPKPGSALGLLGQLIEKVVLATKLREVRALVGFSRYNAAGPLVKPDLGRGVKWLPAIEVFGEGIFFSLNEERLREWEATPKVDTLGRKLEQRRQKHFIGSRLKPATPRFVLLHTLAHVLIRQLSFQCGYSSASLRERVYAGKGADGEPQAGILIYTAAGDVEGTLGGLVRQGTSPLLAHTLLSALERASWCSSDPICRESPGQGFGALNLGACHACALVSETSCENANVLLDRGLLVGIPGGVPGFFAEILAAAHRDSARANTLEADE, encoded by the coding sequence ATGAGCCATCAACTGTCACGTGGAGTGCGCCTGTCGCAGACGCTTGCCCCCTTCGGCGTGGGGGCGATCTATGACCTGCGGGGCGAGAGCTTGATCGCCTGCGACACCTACCTATGGAAGAACCAGGGTCAGGTTATCCACAGCCGGCGCCTCGCCGAGGCACTCGGCGTGGAGGGCTTCCGGAGCGCTCCCGCGAGCACTTCGTTGTATGGAGCGGGGCACGCCCACCTTCCCTATCACCGCTTTCCCCAGTGGCTCTTCTGCCCCACCTGCCGGGCCCTAACGCGGTGGAGCATCTCCAAGGAGGTGAAGGACGAGCCGCCTCGATGTGCGAGCTGCGCTCGGCGTCCCCAGTTGGTCCCGATGCGCTTCGTCATGGCCTGCGAGCAAGGGCACCTGGGCGACGTTCCCTGGGCGTTCTGGGCGCACTTCGGGGCACGAGAGCCCAAGCAGAAGGGGTGCAAGGACCACGAGCACCTGCGGTTCATCGCCCTCGCTGGCTCCGGGGCGGGACTTCAGTCCCTGCGCATCGAGTGCAAGACGTGCGGGGTGAAGCGCGCGCTCGCGGGCATCACGAGCAAGGACACCGTCAAGGCGATGGGCCTTCGTTGCTCCGGGAAGCAGCCCTGGGAGTACCTCGAAGGCAACAAGGGTGCCTGCGACGAAACGCCGGTCATCCTTCAGCGCGGGGCGAGCAACGTCTACTTCTCCAGCATCCGCTCGGCACTCGACATCCCTCCCGAGTCGACATACCAGGAGTTTGGCCAGCTGACCCTCCAGGTGACTAATCACGACTTCTGGGTGGCGATTCGCTCCGCACCCAATGGGCCGATGGCGGAGCACGCGGTCCAGACCATCGCGGAAGACGTGGGCTGCTCCGAGGAGCAGGTCCGGCTCATCATGCGCCAGGAACTGGGCGAGAAGAAGCCGCCCAGGCAGTCCGCCGCAGGCAACGCGGACCTGGAGACGGATGAGTGGCTGGCCTTCATCACTCCCCAGGGGGAGCAGTCCGAGCGGAGCACATTCCTCACGCGTCACGTCCCGCTCTTCACCAAAGCCGAGCCTCCCAAGCCTGGCTCGGCACTCGGGCTTCTGGGACAGCTCATCGAGAAGGTCGTACTGGCCACCAAGCTGCGGGAGGTGCGGGCCCTGGTGGGGTTCAGCCGCTACAACGCGGCGGGCCCGCTGGTAAAGCCCGACCTCGGCCGCGGCGTGAAGTGGCTGCCCGCCATCGAGGTCTTTGGCGAGGGCATCTTCTTCTCGCTCAACGAGGAGCGCCTGCGCGAGTGGGAGGCGACTCCGAAGGTCGACACGCTGGGAAGAAAGCTCGAGCAGCGTCGGCAGAAGCACTTCATTGGAAGCAGGTTGAAGCCCGCCACGCCGCGTTTCGTGCTCCTCCACACGCTGGCCCACGTCCTCATCAGGCAGCTCTCCTTCCAGTGTGGCTACTCGTCCGCCTCGCTGCGGGAGCGCGTCTACGCAGGCAAAGGCGCGGATGGCGAGCCTCAGGCCGGCATCCTCATCTACACGGCGGCTGGGGATGTCGAGGGGACACTAGGTGGACTCGTCCGTCAGGGGACCTCGCCCCTCCTCGCCCACACGCTGCTGTCCGCCCTGGAGCGAGCCTCCTGGTGCTCGTCCGACCCCATATGCCGCGAGAGCCCGGGCCAGGGCTTCGGGGCGCTCAATCTCGGCGCTTGTCACGCGTGCGCCCTGGTGTCGGAGACGAGCTGCGAGAACGCGAACGTCCTGCTCGACCGCGGGCTGCTCGTGGGCATTCCAGGCGGGGTGCCTGGCTTCTTCGCGGAGATCCTCGCGGCGGCCCATCGGGACAGCGCGCGCGCTAACACCCTGGAGGCGGACGAATGA
- a CDS encoding DNA cytosine methyltransferase yields MKSVELFAGAGGLALGVHAADFKHEALVEFDKDACATLRTNAQNESVSGIGDWNVLEQDVRTMDFSPYKGADLLSGGVPCQPFSSGGKRRGRDDERNMFPAFIQAVCEIQPQAFIIENVKGLMWERFQKYFTYILLQLQFPLFSRRPQEKWMTHCSRLQAEAVANGHHDLEYTVAAKTLNAADFGVPQRRERVFIVGFQKKLGVQWSFPPPTHSREALLHAQWVTGAYWTSRKLKRPTGPAPTLAGQVKTLNRDIFHDLEPWATVRDALRRLPKPKANTDQGISGHRLVEGARSYTGHTGSDLDFPAKTLKAGVHGVPGGENTLVLPNGGVRYFTIREAARLQSFPDEWIFEGSWAAHIRQLGNAVPVSLVKKIASAVADHLHEVDKRGRGVRAA; encoded by the coding sequence ATGAAGTCGGTCGAACTGTTCGCGGGGGCCGGAGGATTGGCGCTCGGAGTCCACGCGGCGGACTTCAAGCACGAAGCACTCGTTGAGTTCGACAAGGATGCATGCGCCACCCTGAGAACCAATGCCCAGAACGAGTCTGTATCTGGCATCGGCGACTGGAACGTCCTTGAACAGGATGTGCGCACGATGGACTTCTCTCCCTACAAGGGAGCGGACCTGCTATCGGGTGGTGTTCCCTGCCAGCCTTTCAGCAGCGGGGGTAAGCGGCGTGGACGCGATGACGAGCGCAATATGTTCCCCGCGTTCATTCAAGCAGTCTGTGAAATTCAGCCGCAGGCCTTCATCATCGAGAATGTAAAGGGGTTGATGTGGGAACGGTTTCAGAAATACTTCACATACATCCTGCTTCAGCTTCAGTTTCCGCTGTTTTCCAGGCGCCCGCAGGAAAAGTGGATGACTCATTGCTCACGGCTTCAGGCGGAGGCCGTCGCAAATGGCCACCATGACCTTGAGTACACGGTTGCGGCAAAGACCCTAAACGCCGCAGACTTTGGAGTGCCACAACGCCGCGAGCGCGTGTTCATTGTCGGTTTTCAAAAGAAACTCGGCGTGCAGTGGTCCTTTCCTCCGCCGACTCATTCCCGTGAGGCCCTGCTACACGCGCAATGGGTGACGGGGGCGTATTGGACGAGCCGTAAACTCAAGCGCCCCACAGGACCGGCTCCCACGTTAGCTGGTCAGGTGAAGACACTCAATCGGGATATTTTCCATGACCTAGAGCCCTGGGCCACTGTGCGGGATGCCCTCCGACGCCTTCCTAAACCAAAAGCCAACACGGACCAGGGCATCTCGGGCCACAGGCTTGTCGAAGGAGCTCGCTCGTACACGGGGCATACGGGAAGTGACCTGGATTTTCCAGCCAAGACGCTCAAGGCGGGTGTGCATGGTGTTCCTGGCGGCGAGAACACACTCGTTCTACCAAATGGAGGCGTGCGCTACTTCACCATCCGTGAGGCGGCGCGGCTTCAGTCATTTCCAGATGAGTGGATTTTCGAGGGCTCCTGGGCGGCTCACATCCGACAACTGGGAAACGCCGTGCCCGTTAGTCTTGTCAAAAAAATAGCCAGTGCGGTGGCTGACCACCTGCACGAGGTCGATAAGCGAGGGAGAGGTGTAAGGGCGGCGTGA